One window from the genome of Chaetodon trifascialis isolate fChaTrf1 chromosome 20, fChaTrf1.hap1, whole genome shotgun sequence encodes:
- the pde6b gene encoding rod cGMP-specific 3',5'-cyclic phosphodiesterase subunit beta: MGVQQEDVEKFLKGNPSFAKQYFAKKMGPAPIAKLSGIPEKQIDFSQYQDLSQFEESQIMYDLIKDMQENINMEKVVFKILKRISALIHADRCSLFMYRQRNGIGELATRLFNVHTEAELDDCVVPPDSEIVYPMDLGIVGHVALTKKTVNVKDVTESQHFSPFVDELTDYNTRNILATPILNGKDLVAVIMALNKTTGPHFTAEDEDLFLKYLKVASLNLKIFHLSYLHNCETRKGQLLLWSAHKVFEELTDIERQFHKALYTVRAYLNCDRYSVGLLDMTKEKEFFDIWPVLMGEQPPYSGPVTPDGREIIFYKVIDYILHGKEEIKVIPNPPPDHWALISGLPTYVAESGFICNIMNTAADETFEFQTEPFDNTGWTIKNVLSLPIVNKKEEIVGVATFYNRKDGKPFDEQDEQLMEALTQFLGWSVLNTDTYDKMNKLENRKDIAQDMVLYHVKCRDDEIQNILNTRELYDCEPRDCEEDELLAILKKDLPPLIKKFEIYEFRFSDFNCTEMDLVRCGIQMYYEVGVVKKFQVPQEVLVRFMYSLSKGYRRITYHNWRHGFNVGQTMFTLLTTGMLKRYYTDLEVMAMITAGFLHDIDHRGTNNLYQVKSGNPLAKLHGSSILERHHLEFGKFLLADESLNIYQNLNRRQVDHVIHLMDIAIIATDLALYFKKRTMFQKIVDLSHTYEEEKKWVDFMSLETTRKEIVMAMMMTACDLSAITKPWEVQSKVALSVAAEFWEQGDLERTVLEQQPIPMMDRNKAAELPKLQCGFIDFVCTFVYKEFSRFHPQIQPMLDGILNNRKEWNAKKEEYEEKLKAIEEEKAAKEAATASKAVANNPSGGGSGSKTCSVC, translated from the exons ATGGGTGTGCAACAGGAAGATGTGGAAAAGTTCCTCAAAGGGAACCCGAGCTTTGCTAAACAATACTTTGCCAAGAAGATGGGCCCTGCTCCCATAGCAAAGTTGTCAGGAATCCCAGAGAAACAGATCGACTTCAGCCAGTACCAGGATCTGAGTCAG TTTGAAGAAAGCCAAATCATGTATGACCTGATCAAAGACATGCAGGAGAACATCAACATGGAAAAAGTGGTCTTCAAGATCCTGAAGAGGATCAGCGCACTCATCCACGCCGACCGGTGCAGCCTGTTCATGTACCGGCAGCGGAACGGCATCGGAGAGCTCGCCACAAGGCTCTTCAATgttcacacagaggcagagctggatgACTGTGTGGTGCCGCCGGACTCTGAGATCGTCTATCCTATGGACTTGGGAATAGTTGGCCACGTGGCCCTGACAAAGAAGACTGTTAATGTGAAAGATGTCACAGAG aGCCAGCACTTCAGCCCGTTTGTCGATGAACTCACAGATTACAACACTCGGAACATTCTGGCGACGCCCATCCTCAACGGCAAAGACTTGGTGGCTGTGATCATGGCTCTAAACAAAACCACCGGACCACATTTCACTGCTGAGGATGAAGAT CTCTTCTTAAAGTATCTGAAAGTTGCCTCTTTGAACTTGAAGATCTTCCACCTGAGTTATCTCCACAACTGTGAGACGCGTAAAGGACAG ctgctgctgtggtctgCCCACAAGGTATTTGAAGAGCTGACAGACATTGAGCGACAGTTTCACAAAGCCTTGTACACAGTCCGAGCCTACCTCAACTGTGACCGCTACTCTGTCGGTCTACTAGACATGACAAAGGAGAAG GAGTTCTTTGATATTTGGCCAGTGCTGATGGGTGAGCAGCCACCTTACTCTGGCCCTGTCACTCCTGATGGCAGG GAGATCATTTTCTACAAAGTGATTGATTATATATTGCATGGCAAAGAAGAAATTAAAGTTATACC CAACCCCCCTCCAGATCATTGGGCCTTAATTAGCGGCCTGCCTACTTATGTTGCCGAGAGCGGTTTT ATTTGTAACATTATGAATACAGCTGCCGATGAGACGTTCGAGTTCCAG ACTGAGCCATTCGACAACACTGGCTGGACCATAAAAAATGTTCTCTCGCTGCCGATCGTcaacaaaaaagaagagatAGTGGGTGTGGCCACTTTTTACAACAGGAAAGATGGAAAGCCTTTTGATGAACAGGATGAGCAGCTGATGGAG GCTTTGACCCAGTTTCTGGGCTGGTCCGTTTTGAACACGGACACTTACGACAAGATGAACAAGCTGGAGAATCGGAAAGACATCGCACAAGACATGGTGCTCTACCACGTCAAATGTCGGGATGATGAGATTCAGAATATCCTG AACACTAGAGAGCTTTATGACTGTGAACCCAGAGATTGTGAAGAGGACGAGCTCCTAGCTATCCTG AAAAAAGACCTGCCTCCACTGATCAAGAAGTTTGAGATCTACGAGTTCCgtttttcagattttaactGCACAGAGATGGACCTGGTGAGGTGCGGGATCCAGATGTACTATGAGGTTGGGGTGGTCAAGAAGTTTCAGGTCCCTCAAGAG GTGCTGGTTCGGTTCATGTACTCGCTCAGTAAAGGCTACAGAAGAATCACCTACCACAACTGGCGTCATGGCTTCAACGTGGGGCAGACCATGTTTACACTCTTAACG ACGGGAATGCTGAAGCGGTACTACACTGACTTGGAGGTAATGGCCATGATAACTGCAGGCTTCCTCCATGATATTGATCACAGAGGGACCAACAACTTATACCAAGTCAA ATCTGGCAACCCTCTGGCCAAACTGCATGGTTCCTCCATCTTGGAACGACACCATTTGGAGTTTGGAAAGTTTCTCTTGGCCGACGAG tcactgaaCATCTACCAGAACCTTAACAGGCGACAGGTAGACCATGTGATCCATCTTATGGACATCGCCATCATCGCCACTGACCTGGCTCTTTATTTCAA GAAAAGAACAATGTTCCAGAAGATCGTGGacctttcacacacatatgaggaggaaaagaagtgGGTCGATTTCATGTCTCTAGAAACAACCAGAAAAGAAATCGTCAT GGCTATGATGATGACTGCATGTGACTTGTCAGCTATCACCAAGCCTTGGGAGGTGCAGAGCAAG gttGCCTTGTCTGTAGCAGCAGAGTTTTGGGAGCAGGGTGACCTGGAGAGGACAGTACTGGAGCAGCAACCTATT CCCATGATGGACAGGAACAAAGCAGCGGAGCTTCCAAAGCTACAGTGTGGTTTCATTGACTTCGTCTGCACGTTTGTCTACAAG GAGTTTTCTCGCTTCCACCCTCAAATCCAGCCCATGCTGGACGGCATCCTAAATAACAGGAAGGAGTGGAATGCTAAAAAAGAGGAGTATGAGGAGAAGCTCAAAGCCATAGAGGAAGAGAAAGCTGCTAAAGAGGCAGCTACAGCCAGTAAAG CTGTTGCAAACAACCCCAGTGGTGGAGGCTCAGGCTCCAAGACCTGCTCAGTGTGTTAA